A single genomic interval of Zunongwangia sp. HGR-M22 harbors:
- a CDS encoding RagB/SusD family nutrient uptake outer membrane protein — MKVRNILALSFGMLAMTGCEDELNLDNPNSMTSAAYWADEDQALAGINATYTPLINDGYYMRMTPALTDGRADDFRADSPWPDLGQISNFTILPTSDPIRWMWEAYYQQVFRANQVIQNTPDIEMDEDLKQRVMGQAYFLRGLAFFHLAINFQQVPIPLTPAQSEADYYQPTGTEEELWERIKSDFSQAQQMLPVDYANVNGPDRGQLGRATKGAATGFLGKAHLYQEEWSEAAAEFKKLIDGPEVNVYSLMDDYRDNFSPFSENNAESLFEVQFATPDQVGGSVKNYGGEPQNAWMQVSSIGHTYAQDGFGYSDFLPTRWIYNKYKEEETVDDNVDPRLLVTLASNEPEANSTTVYGGVEWPHAPDAIYPRKYTHDGLGFESESQGGNELSEINYRLMRYADVLLMYAEALNELGQTQDAYQYINQVRNRANLADLEDIAPSLSQEGMRDQLAEERALEFAIESIRWHDIRRWGWLYDAEKLAELRERDNEFNSWRPGKEYLPIPQSELDVNPNAEPNSAN, encoded by the coding sequence ATGAAAGTTAGAAATATATTAGCATTATCCTTTGGCATGCTAGCAATGACTGGATGCGAGGATGAACTAAACTTAGACAATCCTAACAGCATGACTTCTGCTGCTTATTGGGCAGATGAAGATCAAGCTTTAGCTGGTATAAATGCCACATATACTCCTCTTATTAACGATGGATATTATATGAGAATGACACCTGCATTGACTGATGGTCGTGCAGACGATTTTCGTGCAGATAGTCCTTGGCCGGATCTGGGACAAATTTCAAATTTCACCATTTTACCTACTTCAGATCCTATAAGATGGATGTGGGAAGCTTATTATCAACAGGTTTTTAGAGCCAATCAGGTAATACAAAACACACCAGATATTGAAATGGATGAGGATCTGAAACAGAGAGTTATGGGACAGGCCTATTTTTTAAGAGGTTTAGCCTTTTTTCATCTTGCTATAAATTTTCAACAAGTGCCTATTCCATTAACTCCTGCACAGAGTGAAGCAGATTATTATCAACCCACAGGAACTGAAGAGGAATTATGGGAACGAATAAAATCTGATTTTAGTCAGGCTCAGCAAATGCTACCTGTTGATTATGCGAATGTAAATGGACCAGATCGAGGTCAGTTAGGAAGAGCAACAAAAGGTGCAGCTACAGGTTTTTTAGGAAAAGCACATCTTTATCAGGAGGAATGGAGCGAAGCTGCTGCTGAGTTTAAAAAATTAATCGATGGTCCAGAAGTTAATGTGTATTCATTAATGGATGATTATAGGGATAATTTTAGTCCTTTTAGTGAAAATAATGCAGAATCATTATTCGAAGTTCAATTTGCTACACCAGATCAAGTAGGAGGTTCTGTGAAAAATTACGGTGGAGAGCCTCAGAATGCTTGGATGCAAGTTTCTTCAATTGGTCATACGTATGCTCAAGATGGATTCGGATATTCAGATTTTCTTCCTACTAGATGGATTTATAATAAATACAAAGAAGAGGAAACTGTCGATGATAATGTAGATCCTAGATTGTTAGTAACTCTTGCTTCTAATGAACCAGAAGCGAATTCAACCACAGTTTACGGTGGAGTAGAGTGGCCACATGCTCCCGATGCTATTTATCCAAGAAAGTACACACATGATGGTTTAGGTTTTGAATCTGAAAGCCAGGGTGGTAACGAACTTTCTGAAATTAACTATCGTTTAATGAGATATGCTGATGTTTTACTAATGTATGCAGAGGCTTTAAATGAATTGGGACAGACCCAAGATGCGTATCAATATATAAATCAAGTTAGAAATAGAGCAAATCTTGCAGATCTTGAGGATATTGCACCAAGTCTTTCTCAAGAAGGTATGAGAGATCAATTGGCAGAAGAAAGAGCACTAGAGTTCGCAATTGAAAGTATAAGATGGCACGACATTAGAAGATGGGGATGGTTATACGATGCTGAAAAATTAGCTGAACTTAGAGAACGTGATAATGAATTCAATTCTTGGAGACCGGGTAAAGAATATTTACCTATCCCGCAATCTGAACTTGATGTTAATCCAAATGCTGAACCAAATTCAGCTAATTAA
- a CDS encoding glycoside hydrolase family 127 protein — translation MKIKLPGLRKALIVGIIFLSTNLLAQQNKLSVFKLNDVKLHQSIFEKAMYTDLDYIMQLDPDRLLAPFLREAGLEPKAESYPNWENTGLDGHIGGHYLTALAQMYASAGSEEALKRLNYMIAELKKAQDANGNGYIGGIPKSDRIWKEISEGKINEGGFSLNGGWVPLYNIHKTYAGLRDAYLIAGNKQAKQMLIDLTDWMLDITENLSEEQIQEMLISEHGGLNETFADVYKITGNKKYLDLAYAFTQKQILNPLENEEDILNGMHANTQIPKVIGFETIAALDHNKEYHNAATYFWENVVNNRTVSIGGNSVREHFHPANDFSSMMSSVQGPETCNTYNMLKLSEKLFLADAEEKYMDFYEQGLYNHILSSQHPEGGFVYFTPMRAGHYRVYSQPETSMWCCVGSGLENHGKYNQMIYAHSENELYVNLFIASEVNWSAKNFKLIQETDFPNSEETSFKIETRKSQKVTINLRYPSWAGKGFNVEVNGKKVKFDKKPGSYISINRKWKDGEHISMNLPMKISSERLPDNSNYESLKYGPLVLAAKTGKDDLKGLFADASRGGHIAEGKKIPLSETPIFLLDNLDNLASKVKVDSKKELRFSAKSVLYPSEFKDLEFEPFYKIHDSRYIVYLPVQTPESLEAIQQKRKEQEIAERELEEKTIDYVSPGEQQPESDHFIKSKNSNAGVNKDRHWRDATGWFSYEFQDAANEAARIRLTYFGQDKDRKFKILVNGELVANEDLNGENGAEFFTKDYELPKKIVEQKNDTLTIRFEAEADSRTAGIYGVRLMKKQ, via the coding sequence ATGAAAATTAAACTCCCAGGTTTGAGAAAGGCTTTAATTGTTGGAATTATATTTTTATCCACAAATTTACTCGCACAGCAAAACAAACTATCAGTTTTTAAGCTTAATGATGTAAAACTTCATCAAAGTATTTTTGAAAAAGCGATGTATACCGATTTGGATTATATCATGCAATTAGATCCAGATAGGCTTTTAGCTCCTTTTTTACGCGAAGCCGGTTTAGAGCCGAAAGCAGAAAGTTATCCAAACTGGGAAAATACAGGTCTCGATGGTCATATTGGCGGCCATTATTTAACCGCGCTTGCCCAAATGTATGCTTCAGCCGGTAGCGAGGAAGCTTTAAAGCGATTAAATTATATGATTGCTGAATTAAAAAAAGCTCAGGATGCTAATGGAAATGGTTACATAGGTGGTATTCCGAAAAGCGACCGGATCTGGAAAGAAATTTCAGAAGGAAAAATAAATGAAGGTGGTTTTAGTCTTAACGGTGGTTGGGTGCCACTTTATAATATTCATAAAACTTATGCAGGTTTACGAGATGCCTATCTTATCGCCGGTAACAAACAGGCAAAGCAGATGCTTATCGATCTTACCGATTGGATGCTTGATATTACTGAAAATCTTTCCGAAGAACAAATCCAGGAAATGCTTATTTCAGAGCATGGCGGTTTGAACGAAACCTTCGCAGATGTCTATAAAATTACTGGAAATAAAAAATATTTAGATTTAGCCTATGCGTTTACCCAAAAACAAATACTGAATCCTTTAGAAAACGAGGAAGATATTTTAAATGGAATGCATGCGAATACGCAGATTCCAAAAGTTATTGGTTTTGAAACCATTGCCGCTTTAGATCACAATAAAGAATATCACAATGCGGCTACTTATTTTTGGGAAAATGTTGTAAATAATAGAACCGTTTCAATAGGAGGAAATAGCGTTCGGGAACATTTTCATCCCGCAAATGACTTTTCAAGTATGATGAGTAGCGTACAGGGGCCAGAAACCTGTAATACTTATAATATGCTGAAGTTAAGTGAAAAGCTGTTCTTAGCTGATGCTGAAGAAAAATATATGGATTTTTATGAGCAGGGATTGTACAACCATATTCTATCGTCCCAGCATCCAGAAGGCGGTTTTGTGTATTTTACGCCAATGCGTGCTGGCCATTATCGGGTGTATTCTCAGCCTGAAACTAGTATGTGGTGTTGCGTAGGTTCTGGTTTAGAAAATCATGGTAAATACAATCAGATGATCTACGCTCATAGCGAAAATGAGCTGTATGTTAATCTTTTTATAGCTTCAGAAGTTAATTGGTCAGCCAAGAATTTCAAACTGATACAGGAAACCGATTTCCCAAATTCAGAAGAGACTTCGTTTAAAATTGAAACCCGAAAATCGCAAAAAGTAACTATAAATCTTCGTTATCCCTCTTGGGCTGGCAAAGGATTTAATGTTGAGGTAAATGGAAAAAAAGTAAAATTCGATAAAAAACCGGGCTCTTATATTTCGATTAATAGAAAGTGGAAAGACGGAGAGCATATTTCGATGAATTTACCTATGAAAATTTCTTCGGAAAGATTACCAGACAATTCTAATTACGAATCTTTGAAATATGGGCCATTAGTACTAGCTGCAAAAACCGGAAAGGATGATTTAAAAGGTCTTTTTGCTGATGCCAGTAGAGGAGGGCATATTGCTGAAGGTAAAAAGATCCCACTTTCAGAAACACCAATATTTCTTTTAGATAATTTAGATAATCTCGCTTCTAAAGTTAAGGTGGATTCTAAAAAAGAACTTCGGTTTTCAGCAAAATCGGTTTTATATCCTTCTGAATTTAAAGATCTGGAATTTGAGCCGTTTTATAAAATACACGACTCTAGGTATATAGTTTATCTGCCGGTACAAACTCCAGAAAGTCTTGAGGCTATTCAGCAAAAAAGAAAAGAGCAGGAAATTGCCGAACGTGAGCTAGAGGAAAAAACGATCGATTATGTAAGCCCGGGAGAACAACAACCCGAATCAGATCACTTTATAAAATCGAAAAATTCAAATGCTGGTGTAAATAAAGATCGCCACTGGCGAGATGCCACAGGATGGTTTAGCTACGAATTTCAGGATGCAGCTAACGAAGCTGCAAGAATTAGATTAACCTATTTTGGACAAGATAAGGATCGAAAATTCAAAATTTTGGTCAATGGAGAATTGGTTGCCAATGAAGATCTAAACGGTGAAAATGGAGCCGAGTTCTTCACCAAAGATTACGAATTGCCCAAGAAGATTGTAGAACAAAAAAATGATACCCTAACCATACGCTTTGAAGCCGAAGCTGATTCTAGAACTGCCGGAATTTATGGCGTTAGACTTATGAAAAAACAATGA
- a CDS encoding alpha-N-arabinofuranosidase has translation MKKNSLTILSLILFLIGYTGLSAQTEVKIEDQDSLRINRNIYGHFAEHLGRSIYDGLYVGEDSEIPNTDGVRNDLIEALKNLQIPVLRWPGGCFADTYHWMDGIGPKEDRPTIVNQWWGGVTEDNSFGTHNFLNLCEELGAEPYLAANIGSGTVKEFADWIQYVNHDGTSPMASLRKENGREKPWGVKYWGVGNEMWGCGGNMTPEYYANLYRQYATFMTSWDNETGLYRIASGANVDDYHWTEVLMRDVPHHLIEGVALHSYSFVEWGDKGDAVDFNEAQYFSTMQTALKMEELVTKHSEIMDKYDPKGNIELIVDEWGGWYDVQEGTNPGFLYQQNTMRDAMIAGVSLNIFNNHSKRVKMANLAQTVNVLQAVALTDGAKMLLTPTYHVMEMYKVHQDAKLLPVSFDSPQYSYEGESLPAVSVSASKDDKNVIHISAVNIDSEKENEVEFELSGFDIDDFNAEILVSENLQDHNTFDSPEKIIPKQFKDFKFKRGNLKITLPPFSVVVLESK, from the coding sequence ATGAAGAAAAACAGCTTAACAATATTATCGCTAATTTTATTTTTAATTGGATATACAGGACTTAGTGCTCAAACTGAAGTTAAAATTGAGGATCAAGATTCTTTGAGAATTAACCGTAATATCTATGGACACTTTGCAGAACATTTAGGACGTAGTATTTATGATGGTCTATATGTAGGTGAGGATAGTGAAATTCCTAATACGGATGGAGTGCGTAATGATTTAATTGAAGCACTTAAAAATCTACAAATTCCGGTGTTAAGATGGCCAGGTGGATGTTTTGCTGATACGTACCATTGGATGGATGGGATCGGTCCTAAAGAGGATCGTCCAACAATTGTAAATCAATGGTGGGGTGGAGTTACAGAAGATAATAGCTTTGGTACACATAACTTTCTTAACCTTTGTGAGGAGCTAGGAGCCGAGCCATATTTAGCGGCGAATATTGGTAGTGGAACAGTTAAAGAATTTGCTGACTGGATCCAGTATGTAAATCATGATGGTACTAGTCCTATGGCTAGTCTTCGTAAAGAAAACGGAAGAGAAAAACCTTGGGGAGTAAAATATTGGGGTGTAGGCAATGAAATGTGGGGTTGTGGTGGAAACATGACACCAGAATATTACGCTAATCTTTATCGCCAATATGCAACCTTTATGACCAGCTGGGATAATGAGACCGGTCTATACCGTATTGCGTCTGGTGCCAATGTAGACGATTATCACTGGACAGAGGTTTTGATGCGTGATGTTCCGCATCATCTAATTGAGGGTGTGGCTTTACATTCTTATTCTTTTGTAGAATGGGGAGATAAAGGTGATGCCGTAGATTTTAACGAAGCACAATATTTTTCTACTATGCAAACAGCTTTAAAAATGGAAGAGCTGGTAACTAAGCATAGCGAAATAATGGATAAATACGATCCAAAAGGAAATATTGAACTTATCGTCGATGAGTGGGGTGGATGGTATGATGTTCAGGAAGGTACAAATCCTGGATTCTTATATCAGCAAAATACCATGCGTGATGCCATGATTGCGGGTGTTTCTTTAAACATTTTCAACAATCACAGTAAACGTGTAAAAATGGCAAATCTGGCGCAAACTGTTAATGTGCTACAAGCCGTAGCCTTAACCGATGGAGCCAAGATGTTACTCACACCTACGTACCATGTAATGGAAATGTATAAAGTTCATCAAGATGCTAAATTACTTCCGGTTTCATTTGATTCCCCTCAATATTCTTATGAAGGAGAATCTTTACCTGCAGTATCAGTATCTGCGTCTAAAGACGATAAGAATGTTATTCATATTTCCGCGGTGAATATAGATTCTGAAAAAGAGAACGAAGTTGAATTTGAGCTCTCAGGCTTTGATATCGATGATTTTAATGCAGAAATATTGGTTTCTGAAAATCTTCAGGATCACAATACTTTTGATAGCCCAGAAAAAATAATTCCGAAACAATTCAAAGATTTTAAATTCAAAAGAGGGAACTTGAAGATTACATTACCTCCTTTTTCTGTGGTTGTTTTGGAGAGTAAATAA
- a CDS encoding glycoside hydrolase family 43 protein has protein sequence MATSAVGLAQEENFNNPIITNKYTADPAALVYKDSVYIYAGHDEAPLDRNFYKMDEWLVYSSADMVNWKEHKVPLKAKDFEWAKGSAWAAQVIERDGKFYWYLTVEHNDEHPGKAIGVAVSDSPVGPFEDARGSALITNDMTTEYTDISWDDIDPTVWIEDNGDAYLYWGNTQLYWVKLKDNMIEFEGEIQTVDLPHFTEAPWIHKKDDWYYLSYAYKFPEKTAYAMSKSIEGPWEYKGILNEVAGNSNTNHQAIIEFKDKWYFIYHNGSIPTHGGSFRRSVCIDRLYYNDDNTLKRIIMTSEGIQE, from the coding sequence ATGGCTACTTCAGCTGTAGGACTAGCACAGGAAGAAAATTTTAATAATCCGATTATTACCAATAAATACACGGCAGATCCTGCTGCATTGGTGTATAAAGATTCAGTTTATATTTACGCAGGACATGATGAAGCGCCATTAGACCGTAACTTTTATAAAATGGACGAATGGTTGGTATATAGCTCGGCAGACATGGTGAATTGGAAAGAACATAAAGTTCCTCTAAAAGCGAAAGATTTTGAATGGGCTAAAGGTTCGGCGTGGGCTGCTCAGGTTATTGAAAGAGACGGTAAATTTTACTGGTATTTAACTGTAGAACATAATGATGAACATCCCGGTAAAGCCATTGGTGTTGCCGTATCAGATTCGCCGGTTGGGCCTTTTGAAGATGCCCGGGGTAGTGCGCTTATCACTAACGATATGACTACCGAATATACCGATATTTCCTGGGATGATATCGACCCTACCGTTTGGATTGAAGATAATGGAGATGCTTATCTATATTGGGGAAATACGCAACTTTATTGGGTGAAATTGAAGGATAATATGATCGAATTTGAAGGTGAAATTCAGACGGTAGACCTTCCACATTTTACCGAAGCTCCCTGGATCCATAAAAAAGATGATTGGTATTATCTTTCTTATGCTTATAAATTTCCGGAGAAAACAGCTTACGCAATGAGTAAATCTATCGAAGGACCGTGGGAATATAAAGGAATATTGAATGAAGTTGCTGGTAATTCCAATACCAACCATCAGGCGATTATAGAATTTAAGGATAAATGGTATTTTATTTATCACAATGGCAGCATTCCTACCCATGGAGGAAGTTTTAGAAGATCGGTTTGTATCGATCGTTTATACTATAACGACGATAATACATTAAAAAGAATAATAATGACTTCAGAAGGAATACAAGAATAA
- a CDS encoding arabinan endo-1,5-alpha-L-arabinosidase has protein sequence MRIINEKSYLKGLIAILIIIGAYSCSDDDSGGFVDEVEEEEEENIDEESDFDGPTYNDDYTSIASWDNRSSWNLANVHDPSITKDGEYFYMYQTDASYGNAHEGNGHFPYRRSSNLVDWDFQGMVFSEVPSWIKDSLNSMRSKMDPPLPAIENPEYGFWAPEIAEVDGKYRFYYSVVVTNPIIGNDNNTSWTERAFIGLAETDDLASNNWEDKGMVVNSIPDGLETYTRTGSGDWSGYFKYNAIDPTYIKSANGEHWLIYGSWHSGIAAVKLDASTGKPFQLNALEDYGTRIAGRGNVNQNRWQALEGPEIIYNEETGYYYLFLAYDELSVAYNTRVARSENIEGPYYGIDGGNVTNGAEAFPVLTHPYQFDNHPGWVGIAHCTVFKDEETGKWFYSSQGRLPEGVEGINASNAVMMGHVREIYWTEDGWPLVAPERYAAVPDETIVKEDLIGTWEQITLQYQYRTMQTSVDVILNEDNTLGGAISGSWSFNENAQMLEINGNSFILDNAWDWEASPRKTTITYAGIANNGYSVWGKKSR, from the coding sequence ATGAGAATAATTAATGAAAAATCATATTTAAAAGGATTGATAGCAATATTAATCATCATCGGAGCATATAGTTGCTCCGATGATGATTCTGGAGGTTTTGTAGACGAAGTTGAAGAAGAGGAAGAAGAAAACATAGACGAGGAATCAGATTTCGATGGACCTACTTATAATGATGATTATACATCAATTGCATCATGGGATAATCGATCTTCCTGGAACTTAGCAAATGTTCACGATCCAAGTATAACTAAAGACGGCGAATATTTCTATATGTATCAAACCGATGCATCCTATGGGAATGCACATGAGGGAAATGGTCATTTTCCTTACAGAAGATCATCAAATTTGGTAGATTGGGATTTCCAGGGAATGGTATTTTCTGAAGTGCCTTCCTGGATCAAAGATTCATTAAATAGTATGCGATCTAAAATGGATCCGCCATTGCCTGCAATTGAAAATCCGGAATATGGATTTTGGGCGCCAGAAATAGCCGAGGTTGATGGTAAATATAGATTTTATTATAGCGTAGTTGTTACTAATCCTATTATAGGAAACGATAACAATACTTCCTGGACAGAGCGTGCGTTTATTGGTTTAGCTGAAACCGACGATCTTGCTTCCAATAACTGGGAGGATAAGGGTATGGTTGTAAACTCGATTCCTGACGGTCTAGAAACATATACAAGAACTGGTAGTGGAGATTGGAGTGGTTATTTTAAATATAATGCCATCGATCCCACTTATATTAAGTCAGCTAATGGTGAGCATTGGTTAATATACGGTTCTTGGCATTCTGGGATTGCTGCCGTTAAACTTGATGCATCTACTGGGAAACCATTTCAATTAAACGCTCTAGAAGACTATGGTACACGTATCGCCGGTAGAGGGAATGTAAACCAAAATCGTTGGCAGGCTTTAGAAGGTCCAGAGATTATTTATAATGAAGAAACTGGCTATTATTATTTATTCTTGGCTTATGATGAACTATCTGTAGCGTATAACACACGTGTTGCCCGTTCAGAAAATATTGAAGGTCCTTATTATGGGATTGATGGAGGTAATGTGACTAATGGAGCAGAAGCTTTCCCTGTTTTGACACATCCTTATCAATTTGACAACCATCCGGGATGGGTTGGTATTGCGCACTGTACAGTATTTAAAGATGAAGAAACCGGAAAATGGTTTTATTCCTCTCAGGGAAGGTTGCCAGAAGGGGTTGAAGGAATTAATGCCTCTAATGCTGTTATGATGGGGCATGTTCGTGAAATTTACTGGACAGAAGATGGTTGGCCGTTAGTAGCACCGGAGAGATATGCCGCAGTACCAGACGAAACCATAGTTAAAGAAGATTTAATTGGAACTTGGGAACAGATCACATTGCAATATCAATATAGAACCATGCAAACATCTGTTGATGTAATTCTTAACGAAGATAATACGCTTGGAGGAGCTATCAGTGGATCTTGGTCCTTTAATGAAAACGCACAGATGCTCGAAATTAACGGGAATAGTTTTATATTAGATAATGCTTGGGATTGGGAAGCATCTCCTAGAAAAACAACAATTACCTACGCAGGCATAGCAAATAACGGCTATTCTGTTTGGGGTAAAAAATCCAGATAA